One Frankia alni ACN14a DNA window includes the following coding sequences:
- a CDS encoding GlsB/YeaQ/YmgE family stress response membrane protein: protein MLWTLITWVVLGLIAGAVARLLVPGPDPMSIPATILLGVVGSFVGGFLGYVLFDKDFGEGALQPSGVVGSILGAIVVLLVWRAVGGRRHALHR, encoded by the coding sequence GTGCTCTGGACCCTCATCACCTGGGTGGTACTCGGTCTCATCGCGGGGGCCGTGGCCCGCCTGCTCGTGCCCGGACCCGATCCGATGAGCATCCCCGCCACGATCCTGCTGGGCGTCGTCGGCTCGTTCGTCGGCGGCTTCCTCGGCTACGTCCTGTTCGACAAGGACTTCGGCGAAGGGGCGTTGCAGCCCTCCGGCGTCGTCGGGTCCATCCTCGGCGCCATCGTCGTGCTGCTGGTCTGGCGGGCGGTGGGCGGACGCCGCCACGCGCTGCACCGCTGA
- a CDS encoding HD domain-containing protein has protein sequence MVITPQPSWDVAVDADELHRRHAPTQPAFTLVHTHCRIVWDIAAGLLAAGAAPAADAGLVRTGALLHDIGVYRLYDDAGQLDHAQYLRHGVLGHELLAADGLPETVCRFASCHTGVGLTRADIAAGDLPLPPGDYLAQTVEERLVMYADKFHSKSRPTSFLTVDAYRGHVRRFGADKVARFDELTAEFGVPDLAALAARHGMTVHSG, from the coding sequence ATGGTCATCACGCCGCAGCCGTCGTGGGACGTCGCCGTGGACGCCGACGAGCTGCACCGCCGACACGCGCCGACGCAGCCGGCGTTCACCCTCGTGCACACCCACTGCCGCATCGTGTGGGACATCGCCGCCGGGCTGCTGGCCGCCGGCGCCGCGCCGGCGGCCGACGCCGGGCTGGTGCGCACCGGGGCGCTGCTGCACGACATCGGCGTCTACCGGCTCTACGACGACGCCGGCCAGCTCGATCACGCCCAGTACCTGCGCCACGGGGTGCTCGGCCACGAACTGCTCGCCGCCGACGGCCTGCCCGAGACCGTCTGCCGGTTCGCCTCCTGCCACACCGGCGTCGGGCTGACCCGCGCCGACATCGCCGCCGGTGACCTGCCGCTGCCGCCGGGGGACTACCTCGCCCAGACCGTCGAGGAACGGCTGGTCATGTACGCCGACAAGTTCCACTCCAAGAGCCGTCCGACGAGCTTCCTGACGGTGGACGCCTACCGCGGCCACGTCCGCCGTTTCGGCGCGGACAAGGTGGCCCGGTTCGACGAGCTGACCGCCGAGTTCGGAGTGCCCGACCTCGCCGCCCTCGCCGCCCGCCACGGCATGACCGTCCACAGCGGCTGA
- a CDS encoding fluoride efflux transporter FluC — MSWLLVILGAAVGAPLRYLTDRAVQARHDSPPPWGTITVNTVASAVLGLVTGAVGAGAASSRVALLVGTGLCGALSTYSTLSYEILRLAEGGQRRLAVFTVATSLLVGVGAAAAGVALARALWD; from the coding sequence GTGAGCTGGCTGCTGGTGATCCTCGGCGCGGCGGTGGGCGCCCCGCTGCGCTACCTCACCGACCGGGCCGTGCAGGCCCGCCACGACAGCCCGCCGCCCTGGGGCACGATCACGGTGAACACGGTCGCCAGCGCCGTGCTCGGCCTGGTGACCGGCGCGGTCGGCGCCGGCGCCGCCTCGTCGCGGGTGGCGCTGCTGGTCGGCACCGGGCTGTGCGGGGCGCTGAGCACCTACTCGACGCTGTCCTACGAGATCCTGCGCCTGGCCGAGGGCGGCCAGCGCCGCCTCGCCGTGTTCACCGTCGCCACCAGCCTGCTCGTCGGGGTCGGCGCCGCCGCGGCCGGCGTGGCTCTCGCCCGCGCCCTGTGGGACTGA
- a CDS encoding DUF2599 domain-containing protein produces the protein MQTPTSSARGAVRPATCVPPTPHRRPATRPATRAGHRPGRPVRGHPGRLVRRRRLHTPVIIAVAGIMVIGLLAGCHSGAGADGPTRADAAARPAPAATTPAPSTPAPSTPAAAAAPTRPAAAAPAATTPYCGASRYVEEIVVEQWADGRLRISVRPTSAARHAERREATDAIWTAIGGCVTTLPALGRDVTDSLHAQLTCHQDLALIPALGGGRGYATGDTYDLESWRPLMRPNSMSTWISTRCGNTLGTDPAGPPARVYRPDGVAPRHTGAGEHA, from the coding sequence GTGCAGACGCCGACCTCCTCCGCCCGCGGCGCCGTGCGGCCCGCCACCTGCGTCCCGCCGACCCCGCACCGCCGCCCGGCCACCCGCCCGGCCACCCGCGCGGGCCATCGGCCGGGACGCCCCGTGCGAGGCCACCCGGGACGCCTCGTGCGGCGTCGGAGGCTGCACACGCCGGTGATCATCGCCGTGGCCGGGATCATGGTGATCGGGCTGCTCGCCGGCTGCCATTCCGGCGCCGGCGCCGACGGCCCCACCCGTGCGGACGCCGCGGCCCGCCCCGCCCCGGCGGCCACCACTCCCGCGCCGTCCACCCCCGCGCCGTCCACCCCCGCGGCTGCCGCGGCCCCGACGCGGCCCGCCGCCGCGGCGCCTGCCGCGACGACGCCGTACTGCGGGGCCAGCCGCTACGTCGAGGAGATCGTCGTCGAGCAGTGGGCCGACGGCCGGCTGCGGATCTCGGTGCGGCCCACCTCCGCCGCCCGCCACGCCGAGCGCCGCGAGGCCACCGACGCGATCTGGACGGCCATCGGCGGCTGCGTGACCACGCTGCCCGCCCTCGGCCGCGACGTCACCGACAGCCTGCACGCCCAACTGACCTGCCATCAGGACCTGGCCCTGATCCCCGCGCTGGGCGGCGGCCGGGGTTACGCCACCGGCGACACCTACGACCTGGAGAGCTGGCGGCCGCTGATGCGCCCGAACTCGATGTCGACGTGGATCTCCACCCGCTGCGGCAACACCCTGGGTACCGACCCCGCCGGCCCGCCCGCCCGCGTCTACCGGCCCGACGGCGTCGCACCCCGGCACACCGGCGCCGGCGAGCACGCCTGA
- a CDS encoding TIGR03620 family F420-dependent LLM class oxidoreductase, which yields MAVLLGRVGVWSPSFAWTEPDAVAAAAAELDALGYGALWLGAAAADLALPEQVLAASSRLAVATGIVNVWTTEPAPLAAAYHRLDAAYPDRFLLGLGISHARVVAGLGREYTRPLAHLGQFLDGLDGADTPVPAQARVLAALRPRALELSARRARGAHPYLVTPEYTVAARAALGDGVLLAPDQKVVLATDPGDARALARSNLQYYLTMPNYVANLQTLGFDADDVAGSGSDRLVDALYAWGTPAQAAQRVRDHLDAGADHVAVQVISADVDLAARTGRPTVEQWRALAAELL from the coding sequence ATGGCGGTGTTGTTGGGGCGGGTGGGCGTGTGGTCGCCGTCGTTTGCCTGGACCGAACCGGACGCCGTCGCCGCGGCGGCGGCGGAGCTGGACGCCCTCGGCTACGGCGCGCTGTGGCTCGGCGCCGCCGCGGCGGACCTGGCCCTGCCCGAGCAGGTGCTCGCCGCCAGCAGCCGGCTGGCCGTGGCCACCGGGATCGTCAACGTGTGGACGACCGAGCCGGCCCCGCTCGCCGCCGCCTACCATCGCCTCGACGCCGCCTACCCGGACCGGTTCCTGCTCGGACTCGGCATCAGTCACGCCCGGGTCGTGGCGGGACTCGGCCGCGAGTACACCCGGCCGCTGGCCCACCTCGGGCAGTTCCTCGACGGGCTGGACGGTGCCGACACGCCGGTGCCCGCCCAGGCGCGGGTCCTTGCGGCGTTGCGGCCCCGGGCACTCGAGCTGTCCGCGCGCCGTGCCCGCGGCGCCCATCCCTACCTGGTCACCCCCGAGTACACCGTCGCCGCCCGCGCGGCCCTCGGCGACGGTGTACTGCTCGCCCCCGACCAGAAGGTCGTGCTGGCCACCGATCCCGGCGACGCCCGCGCGCTGGCCCGGTCGAACCTGCAGTACTACCTCACCATGCCCAACTATGTCGCCAACCTGCAGACCCTGGGCTTCGACGCCGACGACGTCGCCGGGTCCGGCAGCGACCGGCTCGTCGACGCCCTCTACGCCTGGGGCACCCCCGCACAGGCCGCACAGCGTGTGCGTGACCATCTCGACGCCGGCGCCGACCACGTCGCCGTGCAGGTCATCTCCGCCGACGTCGACCTGGCCGCCCGCACGGGCCGTCCCACCGTCGAGCAGTGGCGCGCACTGGCCGCCGAACTGCTCTGA
- a CDS encoding TetR/AcrR family transcriptional regulator, translating to MYSGGVDAAERLVESTRVLLWERGYVGTSPRAIQAHAGVGQGSMYHHFDGKAALARAAIERTAAELRAAADAQLGADAPALARVEAYLRRERDVLRGCPVGRLTQDPDVMADAELRRPVEQTFTWLRARLGDVLAEGVAAGELVGLDAAVTAATIVAVLQGGYVLARAAGSGVPFAQAVDGLLALLAAHAAPAGPLGPAD from the coding sequence ATGTACAGTGGTGGGGTGGACGCGGCGGAGCGGCTGGTCGAGAGCACCCGGGTGCTGCTGTGGGAACGTGGGTACGTGGGCACGAGCCCGCGGGCGATCCAGGCGCACGCCGGGGTCGGTCAGGGCAGCATGTACCACCACTTCGACGGCAAGGCGGCGCTGGCTCGGGCGGCGATCGAGCGGACCGCCGCCGAGCTGCGGGCGGCGGCCGACGCCCAGCTCGGCGCCGACGCCCCGGCGCTCGCCCGCGTCGAGGCCTACCTGCGCCGCGAGCGTGACGTGCTGCGCGGCTGCCCGGTCGGCCGGCTCACCCAGGACCCCGACGTGATGGCCGACGCCGAGCTGCGCCGCCCGGTCGAGCAGACGTTCACCTGGCTGCGCGCCCGCCTGGGCGATGTGCTCGCCGAGGGGGTGGCCGCCGGCGAGCTCGTCGGGCTCGACGCGGCGGTCACGGCCGCCACGATCGTCGCGGTGCTGCAGGGCGGGTACGTGCTCGCCCGTGCCGCCGGCAGCGGTGTGCCGTTCGCCCAGGCCGTCGACGGTCTGCTCGCCCTGCTCGCCGCCCACGCCGCACCCGCCGGACCCCTCGGACCCGCCGACTAG
- the tatA gene encoding Sec-independent protein translocase subunit TatA → MGDIGTPELLIIIVVVVVLFGAKKLPDAARSLGRSLRIFKSEIKGLHDDDHPAAVATAPGAPVNPAVVHPAAPTVTAPAPAVDTAPPVPAAPGAAAPVTGPASTADSAADGRPTGSR, encoded by the coding sequence GTGGGTGACATCGGTACGCCTGAGCTGCTCATCATCATCGTCGTCGTCGTGGTGCTGTTCGGGGCGAAGAAGCTGCCCGACGCCGCCCGCTCCCTGGGCCGCTCGCTGCGAATCTTCAAGTCCGAGATCAAGGGTCTGCACGACGACGACCACCCCGCTGCGGTCGCCACAGCTCCCGGCGCGCCCGTGAACCCCGCCGTCGTGCACCCCGCCGCGCCGACGGTGACGGCGCCGGCCCCGGCCGTCGACACCGCCCCGCCGGTTCCCGCCGCTCCCGGTGCCGCCGCACCGGTCACCGGGCCGGCGTCGACCGCGGACAGCGCCGCGGACGGCCGGCCCACCGGGTCGCGCTGA
- a CDS encoding sigma-70 family RNA polymerase sigma factor has protein sequence MDERRRDGADEQERGGAQELLAARFEAHRGQLRAVAYRMLGSLTEADDAVQEAWLRLSRADSDAVTNLGGWLTTVVGRVCLDMLRSRTARREDPLDDVVRLPDPVVSHADGVDPAQQALIADAVGLALLVVLETLGPAERLAFVLHDMFAVPFDDIAPIVGRSPAATRQLASRARRRVQGAPATSEVDLVRQRAVVDAFLAAARGGDFDALVAVLDPDVVLRADRGAAGMGAAGSGSTRGAHAVAARALSFRRFGRAARPALVNGTAGLVTMNAGRPFAVMGFTISGGRITEIDILADPDRLRTLDLDLPA, from the coding sequence ATGGACGAGCGGAGGCGGGACGGCGCCGACGAGCAGGAACGCGGCGGCGCCCAGGAGCTGCTCGCGGCCCGGTTCGAGGCACACCGCGGCCAGCTGCGGGCGGTCGCCTACCGCATGCTCGGCTCGCTGACCGAGGCCGACGACGCCGTGCAGGAGGCGTGGCTGCGGCTGAGCCGCGCCGACAGCGACGCCGTGACCAACCTCGGCGGCTGGCTGACGACCGTCGTGGGGCGGGTGTGCCTGGACATGCTGCGCTCGCGCACCGCGCGCCGCGAGGACCCCCTCGACGACGTCGTCCGCCTACCCGACCCGGTCGTCAGCCACGCCGACGGCGTCGACCCCGCCCAGCAGGCGCTGATCGCCGACGCGGTCGGCCTGGCCCTGCTCGTCGTCCTGGAGACCCTCGGGCCGGCCGAACGGCTCGCGTTCGTCCTGCACGACATGTTCGCCGTCCCCTTCGACGACATCGCCCCGATCGTCGGGCGCTCCCCGGCGGCGACCCGCCAGCTCGCCAGCCGGGCCCGGCGCCGGGTGCAGGGCGCGCCCGCCACCTCCGAGGTGGACCTGGTCCGCCAGCGCGCCGTCGTCGACGCCTTCCTCGCCGCCGCCCGTGGCGGGGACTTCGACGCGCTCGTCGCCGTGCTCGACCCCGACGTCGTGCTGCGCGCCGACCGGGGCGCCGCGGGGATGGGGGCCGCGGGCTCCGGGTCGACCCGCGGGGCGCACGCCGTCGCCGCCCGGGCGCTGTCGTTTCGCCGCTTCGGTCGCGCCGCCCGTCCGGCGTTGGTCAACGGCACCGCCGGGCTGGTGACGATGAACGCCGGGCGGCCGTTCGCCGTCATGGGCTTCACGATCAGCGGCGGTCGCATCACCGAGATCGACATCCTCGCCGACCCCGACCGCCTGCGCACCCTGGACCTCGACCTGCCCGCCTGA
- a CDS encoding DsbA family oxidoreductase codes for MRVDIWSDVVCPWCYVGKARFDRALAAFAHRDEVQVRFHSYELNPTLPRGRSESLLVALARKFSDVPAAEIEGMEHRVADAARQEGLAYRSDRRNGNTFDLHRVLHLAGEAGRQAEAVTALNQAHFGAGRDVFDHDIAVEVFTSAGLPAAEVRRVLTGDDYAERVFADERAAHDMRVTGVPFFVVDRTLAVSGARPTDLFARTLDQAWARRAQRVA; via the coding sequence GTGCGTGTGGACATCTGGAGTGACGTCGTCTGCCCGTGGTGCTACGTCGGCAAGGCCCGGTTCGACCGGGCGCTCGCCGCGTTCGCCCACCGCGACGAGGTGCAGGTGCGCTTCCACTCCTACGAGCTGAACCCGACCCTGCCCCGGGGCCGGTCCGAATCGCTGCTCGTCGCCCTGGCCCGCAAGTTCAGCGACGTCCCGGCGGCCGAGATCGAGGGCATGGAGCACCGCGTCGCCGACGCCGCCCGCCAGGAGGGGCTGGCCTACCGCTCCGACCGGCGCAACGGCAACACCTTCGACCTGCACCGGGTCCTGCACCTGGCCGGCGAGGCGGGCCGGCAGGCCGAGGCGGTCACCGCCCTCAACCAGGCGCATTTCGGCGCCGGCCGGGACGTGTTCGACCACGACATCGCCGTCGAGGTGTTCACCTCCGCCGGTCTGCCGGCCGCCGAGGTGCGCCGGGTCCTGACCGGCGACGACTACGCCGAGCGGGTGTTCGCCGACGAACGTGCCGCCCACGACATGCGCGTCACCGGCGTGCCGTTCTTCGTCGTCGACCGCACCCTGGCGGTGTCCGGGGCGCGCCCGACGGACCTGTTCGCCCGCACCCTCGACCAGGCCTGGGCACGCCGCGCCCAACGGGTGGCGTGA
- a CDS encoding fluoride efflux transporter FluC translates to MAERPAPRRTPRARPAVCAAPAPATAAPAGTGARAEVATDPETTVDPEDATDAADPDVDLHLPAQRAELRAHPVPLLGVIAAGGALGACARYGAALAWPTQPGAFGWTTVAVNAVGCAAIGVLMALLAAGHLAHPLARPFLGTGILGGFTTFSTYAVDVEGLLDDGRPLLALAALVLTPTVALAAVWAATAATRRLLRPGQRRR, encoded by the coding sequence ATGGCCGAGCGGCCCGCGCCGCGACGCACCCCCCGCGCGCGGCCCGCCGTCTGCGCCGCCCCCGCCCCCGCCACCGCGGCCCCAGCGGGCACAGGAGCCAGAGCCGAGGTCGCGACGGATCCCGAGACCACAGTCGATCCCGAGGACGCCACGGACGCGGCCGATCCCGACGTCGACCTGCACCTGCCGGCGCAGCGCGCCGAACTGCGCGCCCACCCGGTGCCGCTGCTGGGCGTGATCGCTGCCGGTGGTGCCCTCGGCGCCTGCGCCCGCTACGGCGCGGCGCTGGCCTGGCCGACCCAGCCCGGGGCGTTCGGTTGGACCACCGTGGCGGTCAACGCCGTCGGCTGCGCGGCGATCGGCGTGCTCATGGCCCTGCTGGCCGCCGGCCACCTCGCCCACCCGCTGGCCCGCCCGTTCCTCGGCACCGGGATCCTCGGCGGGTTCACCACGTTCTCCACCTACGCCGTCGACGTCGAGGGGCTCCTCGACGACGGTCGGCCGCTGCTGGCCCTGGCCGCCCTGGTGCTGACGCCGACGGTGGCGCTCGCCGCGGTGTGGGCGGCCACGGCCGCGACCCGCCGGCTGCTGCGGCCCGGGCAGCGACGGCGGTGA